Genomic DNA from Nocardioides aquaticus:
CGCCTCGACCGCCGGGTCGGCCACGGTGACGGTGCCCGTGGTGGGGTCGTCGTCCTCCACCTCGACCACCACGGCGTCGAAGACCTCGCCCACCCGGTGCGACAGCAGACCGGCCTCGACCAGGTCCAGGACCGCGTTCTCGTAGCGGCGCGACAGCTGCCCCGAGCGCTTCAGCGCGACCGGGAGGTCCGGCAGCGCCTCGAGCACCCATCCCGGCACGGGACCGCCGGCGCACAGCGCCACGCAGACCTCGCCGGCGAAGCGGTCGCCGAGGCGGCGCAGCGGCGCCGTGACGTGGGCGTACTCCGAGGCCAGCGCGGCGTGGTCGGGGTCGGCGGGCACCTCGCCGTCGAAGGCGACGTAGCCGCTGCCGCGCAGCAGCCGCGTGCAGGCCACGACCATCGCCGCCTCGGCCGGCACCGACGGGTCCAGGCCGCGGATGAAGTCGGGGTAGAGCATCTCGGCCGGCCAGTCGATGCCCAGGGCGCGCGCGGTGCGGTGCAGGCGCCGCACGTCGCGCGGGTCCGCCGGGGGCAGGGTGCGCAGCAGCCCGACCCGCGCGTAGACCATCAGCGAGGCCGCGCCGAAGCCGGTCAGCAGGGAGACCTGGGCGTTCCACTGCTCGGCCGGCAGCTGGCGGCGGAAGCTCAACGACCAGGTGTCGCCGGCGACGTCGACCTCCTGCTCGGGCAGCGGCAGCGACACGCCCCCGCGGGCGGCCTCCCGGGTCAGCCGCAGCTCGCCGACCTCGCGCAGCAGCCGGAGCGGCTCGTCGGCGGTGCCGTCGTCGACGGCGGCCTGCACCTCGTCGTAGGTCAGCTGGCGCCGTGAGCGGACCAGCGCCCGCTCGACCGTGACGTCCGTGCCCTCACCGCTCGCGTCCACCCGGATCGTCCACAGCAGCGCCGGGCGGACCCGGTCGGGCAGCAGCGAGGCGGCGTCCTCGGACAGCACCGGAGGGTGCAGCGGGACCTTCGAGTCGGCGCCATAGAGGGTCTCCCCCCGCCGGCGCGCCTCGACGTCGACCGGGTCACCGGGGGCCACGAGGGCGGCCACGTCGGCGATCGCGTACCGCACGACGTAGCCCGACGGGTCCTGCGGGTCGCGCTCGAGGTGGACGGCCTGGTCGAGGTCGCGGGCGCCCGGCGGGTCGATCGTCACGAACGGCACGTCGGTGCGGTCGAGGTCGGGCAGCCGCGGCGCGGCGGCCGCGCGCCGGGCCGCCTCGTCCACCTCCGCGGGGAACGCCGGGGTCACCTCCAGCTCCGCCTGCAGGCGGCGTACGCCCTCGCGCAGGAGGTCGTCGGTGCCCTCCGGCACCGGTCGGACCCGGACCACTCGACTGCTCGCCATGGTGGGAGCCTAGGGCCCGTGCTCGTCCTGCTGCCCCCCAGCGAGGGGAAGTACGCGCCCCGGCGCGGCGCCCCCCTCGACCTCGACGCCCTCCGCTCCCCCGGGCTCGGCCCGGCCCGCCGCCGCGTCCTCGACGCCCTGGTGGCGGTGTGCCGCGACGACCCGGACGCCGCGGCGGCCGCGCTCGACCTGGGGCCCACCCAGCGCGACCTGGTCTCCCGCAACGCCGGCCTGGCCACGGCCCCGACGGCCCGCGCCGACCGGGTCTACACCGGCGTGCTCTACGACGCGCTCGACCTCGCCTCGCTCGACGCCGGCGCGAAGCGGCGGGCCGGACGTCGGGTCGCCGTCGTCTCCGCGCTGCTCGGCCTGGTCGCCCCGGGCGACCGGATCCCGGCGTACCGGCTCTCCGGGCAGAGCGTCCTGCCCGGCCTCGGCCCCGTGGCCGGGGTCTGGCGCGAGGCGCTCGGCCCGGCCGTCCGCGACGCCCTGGGCACGGGCCTGCTGGTGGACCTCCGGAGCTCGGCCTACGCCGCGTTCTGGCGGCCCGAGCCCGACCTGGCCGGGCGGACGGCGACCGTACGGGTGCTGCACGAGCAGGACGGCCGCCGCTCGGTGGTCAGCCACTTCAACAAGGCCACCAAGGGCCGGATCGTGCGGGCGCTGCTCGAGCACGGCGCGGACCCGAGGACGCCGGCCGCCCTCGCGGGCACCGTGCGCGACCTCGGCTGGACGGTCGAGGAGCACGACCAGGGCGCCCGGGGCACGCGCCTGGACGTGGTCGTCCGGGCGCTCTGAGCCGACCGCGCTGCGGGACGGCTACCAGCCGGCGGGTCCGCCGGCCTCCGGCGGGCGCGCGTTGAACAGCCGCATCGAGCCGCGGTGTCCCTGCGCGGCGTCCTCGTGCGGCCACCAGGCCGTGACGCTGACCGACGCCGGGGCCAGCTCCATCCGGAACAGCGCCTCCAGCGGCGCGCCGAGGGCGTGGGCCAGCAGCACCTTGATCGGCGTCACGTGGCTGACCACCACGACCGTCCGGCCGGCGTGCTCGGCCAGGACGCGGTCGAGACCGGTCAGCACCCGGTCCTGCACGCCGCGCATCGACTCACCGGTGCCGCCGCCGGCGGCGACCTCGGTCGAGCCCAGCCACGTCGTGAGCTCGTCGCCGTCGCGCTCACGGACCTCGCCGAAGGTGAGCCCGTCCCAGGCGCCGAACTCCATCTCGGCGAACGCGGCCTCCTCGCGCAGCGGGACGCCCAGCACCTCGGCGACGAGGTCGCCGGACTCGCGGGTGCGGCGCACCGGGGAGGCCAGGACGACGTCGACGGTCCCGCCCAGCGGGGCCAGCCAGTCCGCCGTCGCCCGTACCTGGTCGCG
This window encodes:
- a CDS encoding RNB domain-containing ribonuclease, with translation MASSRVVRVRPVPEGTDDLLREGVRRLQAELEVTPAFPAEVDEAARRAAAAPRLPDLDRTDVPFVTIDPPGARDLDQAVHLERDPQDPSGYVVRYAIADVAALVAPGDPVDVEARRRGETLYGADSKVPLHPPVLSEDAASLLPDRVRPALLWTIRVDASGEGTDVTVERALVRSRRQLTYDEVQAAVDDGTADEPLRLLREVGELRLTREAARGGVSLPLPEQEVDVAGDTWSLSFRRQLPAEQWNAQVSLLTGFGAASLMVYARVGLLRTLPPADPRDVRRLHRTARALGIDWPAEMLYPDFIRGLDPSVPAEAAMVVACTRLLRGSGYVAFDGEVPADPDHAALASEYAHVTAPLRRLGDRFAGEVCVALCAGGPVPGWVLEALPDLPVALKRSGQLSRRYENAVLDLVEAGLLSHRVGEVFDAVVVEVEDDDPTTGTVTVADPAVEARVTGAGPLPLGEQVQVRLVEASVADRRVRFEPR
- the yaaA gene encoding peroxide stress protein YaaA encodes the protein MLVLLPPSEGKYAPRRGAPLDLDALRSPGLGPARRRVLDALVAVCRDDPDAAAAALDLGPTQRDLVSRNAGLATAPTARADRVYTGVLYDALDLASLDAGAKRRAGRRVAVVSALLGLVAPGDRIPAYRLSGQSVLPGLGPVAGVWREALGPAVRDALGTGLLVDLRSSAYAAFWRPEPDLAGRTATVRVLHEQDGRRSVVSHFNKATKGRIVRALLEHGADPRTPAALAGTVRDLGWTVEEHDQGARGTRLDVVVRAL